In a single window of the Chondrocystis sp. NIES-4102 genome:
- a CDS encoding rhodanese domain protein: MKKTEYLVDSEWLAQNLDNPEVVIIDCRFQLGKPNWGQEQYDASHIQGAFYLDLEKDLSSKVERHGGRHPLPDVDILSKKFSELGIVKNQTLVVAYDDARFAFASRLWWLLRHLGHDTVVLLDGGWQDWVKHNYPVSNVKGETKPGSFIAQPSLDWIVDINQVKSAQNQDTAIIIDSRSRDRYAGISEPIDPVAGSIPGAINCFWQDISDESGYLKPHQEQQDLWQDLKPGSEVIVYCGSGVTACVNLFSLAIAGINNTKLYPGGWSDWCSYLLAED; this comes from the coding sequence ATGAAGAAAACGGAATACCTTGTAGATAGTGAATGGTTAGCGCAGAATTTAGATAACCCTGAAGTAGTAATTATTGATTGTCGTTTTCAGTTGGGTAAGCCAAATTGGGGACAAGAGCAATATGATGCTAGTCATATACAAGGTGCTTTTTATCTTGATTTAGAGAAAGATTTATCTAGTAAGGTTGAGCGTCATGGGGGCAGACATCCTTTACCAGATGTGGATATATTGAGTAAAAAATTTAGTGAGTTGGGAATAGTTAAAAATCAAACCTTAGTAGTTGCTTATGATGATGCTCGTTTTGCCTTTGCTTCGCGTTTATGGTGGTTACTGCGCCACTTGGGACATGATACTGTAGTTTTACTTGATGGTGGTTGGCAAGATTGGGTTAAGCATAATTATCCTGTTAGTAATGTTAAAGGTGAAACTAAACCAGGTAGTTTTATTGCACAACCGTCTTTAGATTGGATAGTGGATATAAATCAAGTAAAGTCGGCTCAAAATCAGGATACAGCAATTATTATAGATTCTCGATCGCGCGATCGCTATGCAGGGATAAGTGAACCTATTGATCCTGTTGCAGGTAGTATTCCTGGGGCTATTAATTGTTTTTGGCAAGATATTTCGGATGAATCTGGATATCTTAAACCCCACCAAGAACAACAAGATTTATGGCAAGATTTAAAACCAGGATCGGAAGTTATTGTTTATTGTGGATCGGGAGTGACAGCCTGTGTTAATCTTTTTTCCCTGGCTATAGCAGGTATTAATAATACTAAATTGTATCCTGGTGGTTGGAGTGATTGGTGTTCTTATCTGCTGGCTGAAGATTAA
- a CDS encoding response regulator receiver modulated metal dependent phosphohydrolase has protein sequence MKEVDEFPLATKIGYSRSNNFNLTAAKILIVDENPLSRMTAFDLLSLDGYEVIEVDQITTILDSVTTQQPDLILLDVMMRQVDSYEFCRQLKTDYRTANIPIVLTTLTDSRESRIKVMEAGGDDLLIKPLNRIELSTRVKSLINQKRLNEGVDQAEQVLFTIAKAVDSRSANRGGSIRVASLIRSFGTYLGLTPEEIDNLVFAAHLHDIGTIAIPDAVMLKAGALTTEERELITQHVLVGEEICQPLRNRSGVLPIIRHHHERWDGTGYPDGLSGTEIPYLAQIFQVIDIYDALTSDRPHKKAYDPTSALQIIIEETQKGWRNPALIDEFTAFIRSQAQ, from the coding sequence ATGAAAGAAGTTGATGAGTTTCCTTTGGCTACTAAAATAGGTTATTCAAGGAGCAATAATTTTAATTTGACTGCTGCTAAAATTTTAATTGTGGATGAAAATCCCCTAAGTCGAATGACAGCTTTTGATCTTCTATCGTTAGACGGATATGAAGTAATAGAAGTTGATCAAATAACGACAATTCTCGATAGCGTTACTACACAACAGCCAGATTTAATTTTACTTGACGTAATGATGCGACAAGTAGATAGTTATGAGTTTTGCCGTCAGTTGAAAACAGATTATCGTACAGCTAATATTCCCATAGTTTTAACCACTTTAACCGATAGTCGGGAAAGTCGTATTAAAGTTATGGAAGCTGGCGGGGATGATTTGTTAATTAAGCCTCTTAATCGCATAGAATTATCAACTAGGGTTAAATCTTTAATCAATCAAAAACGCCTTAACGAAGGTGTAGATCAAGCAGAACAGGTATTATTTACGATCGCCAAAGCGGTAGATAGTCGTTCAGCTAATCGCGGTGGTAGTATAAGAGTTGCGTCTTTAATCAGATCCTTTGGTACGTATTTAGGATTAACTCCAGAGGAAATTGATAACTTAGTTTTTGCTGCTCATTTACATGATATCGGTACGATCGCCATTCCCGATGCAGTCATGTTAAAGGCAGGAGCATTAACTACAGAAGAAAGAGAGTTAATTACACAGCACGTTTTAGTTGGGGAAGAAATTTGTCAACCATTGCGTAACCGTAGTGGCGTATTACCAATTATTCGCCATCACCACGAACGTTGGGATGGAACAGGGTATCCAGATGGGTTATCAGGTACAGAAATTCCTTATCTAGCTCAAATTTTCCAAGTCATTGATATATATGACGCTCTAACAAGCGATCGCCCGCATAAAAAAGCATACGATCCAACCTCAGCTTTGCAGATTATTATCGAAGAAACTCAAAAAGGTTGGCGTAACCCTGCTTTAATTGACGAGTTTACTGCTTTTATTCGCTCTCAAGCCCAGTAA
- a CDS encoding phosphate transporter codes for MTTTIFLTFTSLLAVYVAWNLGANDVANSMGTSVGSKAITLTQAIIIAGILEFTGAVLFGKQVSATLATKIANPSLFTNHPQTFLIGMISVLLACGVWLQIATSKGLPVASSHAVVGAIAGFSWIAIGSEAIAWDNIGIICLGWLLTPVLSAIVAASIYSLLRYWIFDTKDVLQQLQEWIPWLSSALITVFGIIVLPTIIQLPLFEKFFLPQQTMGIAIAVIATIAITTYSWNRLDKYQQQLETSILEKIMGKFQVLSACFVAFAHGSNDVGNAIAPLAVIVYIYNTNTVPLNNLDIPSWILIVGGLGIVGGLAVQGKNVITTVGENIITLVPSTGFCAEISTATTILLASRIGLPVSTSHALVGSVIGIGLISTNQKVQWSTIKSVILAWVVTIPVAAILSAVIFAILINLI; via the coding sequence TTGACTACTACAATCTTTTTAACTTTCACTTCCCTACTTGCTGTTTATGTAGCCTGGAATTTGGGGGCTAATGATGTCGCCAATTCAATGGGAACATCTGTAGGTTCAAAAGCCATTACCCTAACCCAAGCAATTATTATTGCAGGTATCCTAGAGTTTACAGGAGCAGTCTTATTTGGTAAACAAGTATCCGCTACTTTAGCTACCAAAATTGCTAACCCCAGTTTATTTACTAATCATCCTCAAACATTTCTTATAGGGATGATCTCAGTATTACTTGCTTGTGGTGTGTGGTTACAAATTGCCACCAGTAAAGGTTTACCTGTAGCCTCTTCCCATGCAGTAGTAGGAGCGATCGCAGGATTTAGTTGGATCGCAATTGGTAGTGAGGCGATCGCTTGGGACAATATCGGCATTATTTGTCTAGGTTGGTTACTGACTCCCGTTTTAAGTGCGATCGTAGCAGCGAGTATCTACAGTTTATTGCGCTATTGGATATTTGACACAAAAGATGTCTTGCAACAGTTACAAGAATGGATTCCTTGGTTAAGTTCCGCTCTAATTACTGTTTTTGGTATTATTGTCTTACCTACAATTATTCAACTACCATTATTTGAAAAGTTTTTCCTACCTCAGCAAACTATGGGAATAGCGATCGCAGTTATAGCTACCATTGCAATTACTACCTATAGCTGGAATCGTTTAGATAAATACCAACAACAACTTGAAACCTCAATTTTAGAAAAAATTATGGGCAAATTTCAGGTGCTTAGTGCCTGTTTTGTAGCTTTCGCCCACGGTTCAAATGATGTAGGTAATGCGATCGCTCCCTTAGCCGTGATTGTATATATATATAATACGAATACAGTTCCTCTTAATAATTTAGATATTCCCAGTTGGATCTTAATCGTCGGTGGTTTAGGTATTGTAGGGGGTTTAGCAGTTCAAGGAAAGAACGTAATTACTACCGTGGGCGAAAATATCATTACTTTAGTTCCAAGTACTGGCTTTTGTGCGGAAATTTCTACAGCAACAACTATATTACTAGCGTCTCGTATTGGTTTACCAGTTTCAACATCCCATGCTTTAGTTGGTAGTGTAATTGGTATTGGGTTAATATCTACCAATCAAAAAGTACAGTGGTCTACTATAAAGTCGGTAATATTAGCTTGGGTGGTTACTATTCCCGTTGCAGCTATCTTAAGTGCGGTTATTTTTGCCATATTAATTAACCTAATTTAA
- the accA gene encoding acetyl-CoA carboxylase alpha subunit, producing MPKTKRKTFLLDFEKPLCELESRIEQIKTLAAENKVDVSVEISQLEIRAEQLRQEIFSTLTPAQRLQLARHPRRPSTLDYIQAIGDDWLELHGDRGGYDDPALVGGVARIDGRPMVILGHQKGRDTKDNVARNFGMAFPGGYRKALRLMQHANKFDMPILTFIDTPGAWSGVEAEKLGQGEAIAYNLRQMFSFDVPIVCTVIGEGGSGGALGIGVADRLLMLEHSVYTVASPEACAAILWKDATKSDRAAAALKITSQDLKELGLIDQIVPEPSSGAHANPVEAAAKLKATIWENLEQLWQMSPQQRKDLRYEKFRNMGKFTTNSN from the coding sequence ATGCCCAAAACTAAGCGAAAAACATTTCTACTGGATTTTGAAAAGCCTCTTTGTGAGCTTGAGTCGAGAATTGAACAAATAAAAACTCTTGCAGCAGAGAACAAAGTTGACGTTTCGGTAGAAATATCTCAATTAGAAATTCGTGCCGAACAATTACGTCAAGAAATATTTAGCACTCTAACTCCAGCCCAAAGACTACAACTAGCACGTCATCCCCGTCGTCCTAGCACACTAGACTACATACAAGCTATTGGTGACGACTGGCTAGAATTACATGGCGATCGCGGAGGATATGATGACCCTGCTTTAGTAGGAGGAGTGGCGCGTATTGATGGTCGTCCTATGGTGATTTTAGGACATCAAAAAGGTAGAGATACTAAAGATAATGTGGCGCGTAATTTTGGTATGGCATTCCCTGGCGGATATCGTAAAGCACTACGGTTAATGCAGCACGCCAATAAATTTGATATGCCGATTTTAACATTCATTGATACCCCTGGTGCTTGGTCGGGAGTAGAAGCAGAGAAACTGGGGCAAGGAGAGGCGATCGCTTATAATTTAAGACAGATGTTTAGCTTTGATGTGCCAATTGTCTGTACTGTAATTGGAGAAGGTGGATCTGGTGGAGCTTTGGGTATTGGAGTGGCTGATCGTCTGTTGATGTTGGAACACTCTGTCTATACTGTGGCAAGTCCTGAAGCCTGTGCAGCTATTCTTTGGAAAGACGCAACTAAATCAGATCGAGCAGCAGCAGCATTAAAAATAACTTCACAAGATTTAAAAGAATTAGGTTTAATAGATCAAATTGTTCCAGAGCCAAGTAGTGGCGCACACGCCAACCCCGTAGAAGCAGCAGCAAAATTAAAAGCAACTATTTGGGAAAATCTCGAACAACTTTGGCAGATGTCCCCCCAACAACGTAAAGACTTGCGCTACGAAAAATTTCGCAATATGGGCAAATTTACCACTAATTCTAATTAA
- a CDS encoding short-chain dehydrogenase/reductase SDR, producing MNPSSNQLRAIVTGASSGIGKATALAFAKSGIEVALVSRSVTKLEAVAAEIDALGTKTKAKIYPVDLAIIDQVQQQIAAVSNDFGPIDILVNNAGMAYTNYLKDTPLQDWRKIIDLNLTSVFGCIQGVLPQMRDRGHGTIINVASIAAFNVFPNWGAYSVSKAALVALSKALAVEERENGIRTITISPGCVNTPIWETVSVTADFNRSAMLTPEIVAQSILHTALLPSQAVVEEMIVMPNGGAF from the coding sequence ATGAATCCATCTTCAAATCAACTACGGGCAATAGTGACAGGTGCAAGTAGTGGTATTGGAAAAGCAACTGCCTTAGCCTTTGCAAAATCGGGTATTGAGGTTGCTCTAGTCAGTCGGTCTGTTACCAAATTAGAGGCTGTAGCTGCTGAAATTGATGCTTTAGGAACAAAAACCAAGGCTAAAATTTATCCTGTTGATCTAGCAATTATTGATCAAGTTCAACAGCAAATAGCTGCGGTAAGTAATGATTTCGGCCCAATTGATATTTTAGTCAATAATGCAGGGATGGCGTATACCAATTATTTAAAGGACACACCCCTACAAGATTGGCGAAAAATAATCGATCTAAACTTGACTAGTGTATTTGGCTGTATTCAGGGTGTTTTACCTCAAATGCGCGATCGCGGTCATGGAACAATTATTAATGTTGCATCAATTGCTGCATTCAACGTCTTCCCCAACTGGGGGGCTTACAGCGTCAGTAAGGCAGCTTTAGTAGCATTAAGCAAAGCCTTAGCGGTGGAAGAAAGAGAAAATGGCATTCGTACAATAACAATCTCTCCTGGTTGTGTTAATACTCCAATTTGGGAGACAGTAAGTGTCACAGCAGATTTTAATCGATCAGCAATGTTGACTCCAGAAATTGTCGCCCAATCAATACTCCATACAGCTTTACTACCATCGCAAGCGGTAGTAGAAGAGATGATCGTTATGCCTAATGGAGGGGCTTTTTAA